Proteins from one Mycobacterium sp. HUMS_12744610 genomic window:
- a CDS encoding 2Fe-2S iron-sulfur cluster-binding protein has product MATVTAIIEDTVTNPASNGAEPGTVTIHLDRKKVSVPRVPGETLLESARRAGLEPPFSCEAGNCGTCMARLVEGHATMRVNDALEDDEVAEGYILTCQGVPDTPSVTVHYE; this is encoded by the coding sequence ATGGCGACGGTCACCGCGATCATCGAGGACACAGTGACGAATCCAGCATCCAACGGTGCCGAGCCGGGCACGGTGACGATCCACCTCGACCGCAAGAAGGTTTCGGTGCCGCGGGTCCCCGGCGAGACGCTGCTGGAAAGCGCGCGGCGAGCCGGCCTCGAGCCGCCGTTCAGTTGCGAGGCCGGCAACTGCGGCACCTGCATGGCCAGGCTCGTCGAGGGCCACGCGACCATGCGGGTCAACGACGCGCTCGAGGACGACGAGGTGGCCGAGGGGTACATCCTGACCTGCCAGGGCGTGCCCGACACACCGTCGGTCACGGTCCACTACGAATAA